One genomic window of Garra rufa chromosome 2, GarRuf1.0, whole genome shotgun sequence includes the following:
- the lgalslb gene encoding lectin, galactoside-binding-like b: MAVASMEKDAINIEDDLHLNNSFGDSGLISPDKEDISRILTVPFSGRIRGGMRPGKKIIIMGIIDPEPDSFDISLTCGHNEEKDDEEKLTDVALKLSARFTERQFLRNARLSGKWSEEEAPIAYFPFIPDQPFRIEIHCEHQRFRIFVDGHQLFDFYHKIKSLTAINMIRIVGSLQITKLG, encoded by the exons ATGGCGGTGGCGAGCATGGAAAAGGACGCGATA AACATCGAAGATGATCTTCACCTTAATAATTCGTTTGGAGATTCTGGGCTTATCTCCCCTGATAAAGAAGACATCTCTCGTATTCTG ACAGTTCCTTTCAGTGGAAGGATCAGAGGTGGGATGAGGCCTGGGAAGAAAATCATTATAATGGGCATTATTGATCCAGAGCCAGACAG cTTTGACATCAGTTTAACCTGTGGCCACAATGAGGAGAAGGATGATGAGGAGAAGCTCACTGATGTGGCCCTTAAACTCAGCGCTCGATTCACCGAAAGGCAGTTCCTGAGGAATGCACGGCTTTCTGGGAAATGGAGTGAGGAAGAGGCACCCATAGCTTACTTCCCCTTCATCCCGGACCAGCCTTTTAGG ATTGAGATCCATTGTGAGCACCAGCGTTTTAGGATCTTTGTCGATGGACACCAGCTGTTTGacttttatcacaaaataaagtCTTTGACGGCCATTAATATGATCCGGATAGTTGGGAGTCTTCAGATCACCAAGCTGGGCTAA